Proteins from a single region of Mytilus trossulus isolate FHL-02 chromosome 2, PNRI_Mtr1.1.1.hap1, whole genome shotgun sequence:
- the LOC134708409 gene encoding uncharacterized protein LOC134708409: MATYPDHEHDEEQEESIFEIFFQDLDETLSYCENIPDNPPNCDIEYFRNRLKSAVDGLNCLEFNLVINRADQSLIEKIQTLLSCLQPLREHWSTIDFSMPSSFLSIVDGAGCISATDRLGRPPAFICTDQVEYLFKIGFKIGEIARMFLVHRTTLWRRLKYEEKNLVRHTMINDSELMSVMREIVNSQPHTGVSMMIGHLKAKGISVQQSRVRRTLRDIDPGSTLIRWGLTAVRRKYSVAGPNDLWHIDGHHALIRWKLVTHGGIDGFSRLIVFLKCSNNNLAVTVLNSFLKAVESYSLPSRVRGDQGSENVLVARYMEERRGSDRGSFIAGKSVHNSRIERLWRDVYYAVIQTFYSLFYYLEGNDLLDVDNQKDLLCLHYVFIPRINEALSQFVVAYNSHGLRTERCWSPQKIWVNSMIQKNIHSAELNSENILIDGIEQYGIDPQVNDVQTHGEDIGSLDMLNMQPDHVIVDVDNLLSQVDPLIPSNEHGVDVYLAAREIVRHDDV, from the coding sequence ATGGCAACATACCCAgatcatgaacatgatgaagaaCAAGAAGAgtctatttttgaaatttttttccaAGACTTGGACGAAACGTTATCATATTGTGAAAATATCCCAGATAACCCTCCAAATTGTGACATAGAATACTTTCGCAACAGATTGAAAAGTGCAGTGGATGGCTTAAATTGTTTAGAATTTAATTTAGTTATAAATAGAGCTGATCAGAGCTTAATTGAGAAAATTCAAACCCTATTATCTTGTCTTCAGCCCCTGAGAGAACATTGGAGCACGATAGATTTTTCTATGCCATCTAGTTTCTTGAGCATTGTTGATGGAGCAGGATGTATTTCAGCGACTGATAGGCTGGGAAGGCCTCCTGCTTTTATATGCACCGACCAAGtggaatatttgtttaaaattggttTTAAGATAGGTGAAATAGCCAGAATGTTCTTAGTGCACAGAACAACACTATGGAGACGACTTAAATATGAGGAGAAGAATCTGGTTAGACATACTATGATAAATGATTCAGAATTGATGTCAGTGATGCGAGAAATCGTTAACAGTCAACCACATACTGGTGTGAGTATGATGATTGGCCACTTAAAAGCAAAAGGTATAAGTGTGCAACAGTCACGTGTAAGGAGAACTCTGCGTGATATTGATCCAGGAAGCACCTTGATACGATGGGGCTTAACTGCAGTTCGCAGGAAATACTCAGTTGCAGGGCCTAATGACCTATGGCATATTGATGGACACCATGCGCTGATCCGCTGGAAATTAGTAACACATGGAGGTATTGATGGTTTTTCGCGATTAATAGTGTTCTTAAAATGCTCGAACAACAACTTGGCGGTCACTGTTTTGAACTCGTTTTTGAAAGCAGTTGAATCGTACTCATTACCATCTCGAGTCAGAGGTGATCAAGGaagtgaaaatgttttagttgCTAGATATATGGAAGAAAGGCGAGGCTCTGATCGTGGTAGTTTTATAGCAGGAAAATCTGTGCACAATAGCAGAATTGAAAGGCTTTGGAGAGATGTTTATTATGCTGTAATTCAAACATTCTATTCATTGTTTTACTATCTAGAAGGAAATGATCTGCTAGATGTTGATAATCAAAAGGATCTGCTGTGTTTACATTATGTGTTTATACCTCGTATCAACGAAGCACTCTCTCAATTCGTAGTGGCATATAATAGTCATGGGTTAAGAACAGAACGTTGTTGGTCACCACAAAAGATCTGGGTGAACAGCATGAttcaaaaaaacattcattcagCTGAACTGAAtagtgaaaatattttaattgatggAATTGAGCAGTATGGAATAGACCCTCAAGTTAATGATGTTCAAACACATGGTGAAGATATTGGCTCATTGGACATGCTGAATATGCAACCAGATCATGTAATTGTAGATGTGGATAACTTGTTGAGTCAGGTTGACCCTCTTATTCCAAGTAATGAACATGGAGTTGATGTTTATCTTGCTGCAAGAGAGATTGTACGACATGATGATGTGTAg